From the genome of Prinia subflava isolate CZ2003 ecotype Zambia chromosome 12, Cam_Psub_1.2, whole genome shotgun sequence:
TCATGCCCTCTTGAAGAGCAGAACAAAACCCTTGAAGCTGTTTCTGGTTTGCTTCCAGGTGAATCATGATTCCAGTCACCGAGCTGCGCTACTTCGCCGATACTCAGCCAGCCTATCGCATCCTGAAGCCATGGTGGGACGTCTTCACCGACTACATCTCCATAGTGATGCTGATGATCGCCGTGTTCGGAGGGACGCTCCAGGTCACCCAGGACAAAATGATTTGTTTGCCCTGTAAATGGGTTACCAAAGACTCCTGCAATGACTCTGCCAGGGGGTGGACAGTGGCAGTCCCGGAGCGTTCCTACTACAACACTAGTCTTGTTCCCTCTGCTGATTCGGGACCTACAGGGATCCGATACGATCTGGACCGGCACCAGTACAACTATGTGGATGCGGTGTGTTATGAGAACCGTCTTCACTGGTTTGCCAAGTATTTTCCTTATCTAGTGCTGCTACATACCCTCATCTTTCTGGCTTGTAGCAACTTCTGGTTCAAGTTCCCAAGGACCAGCTCCAAGCTGGAGCATTTTGTGTCTATTTTGCTCAAGTGTTTTGACTCTCCATGGACAACGAGAGCATTGTCTGagacagtggtggaagagagtGATACCAAACCAGCATTTGGAAAAATGAATGGCTCCATGGACAAGAAATCCTCCACGGTCAGTGAGGATGTGGAAGCCACTGTTCCCATGCTGCAGAGAACAAAGTCTCGAATTGAGCAAGGGATTGTGGACAGGTCTGAGACTGGTGTCTTGGACAAAAAGGAAGGTGAGCAAGCCAAAGCACTCtttgagaaagtgaaaaagTTCCGTACGCATGTGGAAGAGGGAGATATAGTTTATCGTCTGTACATGAGACAGACCATAATCAAAGTAATCAAGTTCATTCTGATAATTTGCTATACTGTGTACTATGTCAACAACATAACATTTGATGTAGACTGTAAAGTGGACATTGAGAGCTTGACTGGCTACAGGATGTACCGCTGTGCTCATCCTTTGGCCACTCTCTTCAAAATCTTGGCTTCTTTCTACATCAGTCTGGTGATTTTCTATGGTTTGATCTGCATGTACACGCTGTGGTGGATGTTGAGGCGGTCACTCAAGAAGTACTCCTTTGAGTCCATCCGAGAGGAGAGCAGCTACAGTGACATTCCTGATGTGAAAAATGACTTTGCTTTTATGCTCCATCTGATTGATCAGTACGACCCCCTCTACTCCAAGCGCTTTGCTGTCTTTCTGTCAGAGGTGAGTGAGAACAAATTGCGGCAGCTGAACCTCAACAACGAGTGGACTTTGGAGAAACTACGCCAGAGGATCACCAAAAACTCTCAGGATAAGCTGGAATTGCATCTTTTCATGTTGAGTGGCATTCCTGACACAGTCTTTGACCTCATTGAGTTGGAGGTCTTGAAGCTGGAGCTTATCCCTGATGTCACCATTCCTCCCAGCATTGCTCAGCTCACTAGCCTTAAGGAACTGTGGCTCTACCACACAGCTGCCAAAATTGAGGCCCCAGCTCTTGCCTTCTTGAGGGAGAATTTGAAATCTCTCCACATCAAGTTCACAGACATTAAGGAGATTCCTCTTTGGATTTATAGCCTGAAGACACTAGAGGAGCTTCACCTGACAGGGAACTTGAGCGCTGAAAACAACCGGTACATTGTGATAGatgggctgagggagctgaagaGGCTGAAGGTGTTGAGGATGAAGAGTAACCTCACCAAGCTGCCACAGGTGGTGACAGATGTTGGTGTGCATCTTCAGAAGCTTTCCATCAACAATGAGGGCACTAAGCTCATTGTCCTCAACAGCCTTAAGAAGATGGTCAACCTGACAGAGCTCGAGCTGATCCGGTGTGACTTGGAACGCATTCCTCACTCTATCTTTAGCCTCCACAATCTGCAGGAAATAGACCTGAAGGACAACAATCTAAAGACCATTGAGGAAATCATCAGCTTCCAGCACTTACATCGTCTCACTTGCCTTAAACTGTGGTACAACCACATTGCCTACATCCCCATGCAGATAGGCAACCTGACCAACTTAGAACGCCTTTACCTGAACCGTAACAAGATAGAAAAGATCCCTACCCAGCTCTTCTATTGCCGGAAACTTCGGTACTTGGATCTCAGCCACAACAACTTAACTTTCATACCACCAGACGTTGGGCTTCTTCAAAACCTGCAGAATCTGGCTGTGACAGCCAACAGGGTAAGTGAGCAAAGAGCTGAGTTGCTGTTGAGGAGATAGCACTGGCACTTCTGTTATCTGTGATTAAACATGCTACAATGGTCTGTGGCTACAACTGGCACCTCTTTTGTATCTCTCTGAGGGGTTTATCTAAGGCCAAACATTGCAGATAGTTCCAGGGCAAGCCTGTCTTCCAAGAGTCTTTGTTCTGTTGCATTTCCTCTCAACAGTGAGACTGTTCCAAGTGCCAGTTGGAGGCTGTTTAGAAACCCTGCAAGTCAGTTGTCTCTCTGCAGTTGGAAGCATGTAGTCTCTAGATTGACATTGATTTTGGGCTTAAAATGGAGATCTGAGAAACTGTAGTCTTAATCTAGAACTATGTGCATAAACCTGTCTACTTCAGACATGTGCATACACTGTGGGAGCAGCCATGTAGGGAATGCATGTCTGGATTACAGCTTTCCTTAGAGTAGTTGGCATTTGCAGGGAGTACTCCATAGTTTGGTGTTGTAAATGTGTGCTTTTTGTTTAAGTGCAGGGCAGATTACAGAGAATGACCACgtgtgctctgctgcctgaTTACCACAAGCTGTTTCTTGGTTTCTGTTGGAGGGTGTTTATTTGCTTAAAGCAAACTCTACTCATGTCtagttttttgttcttttgtttaaaaCTAAGAAGACTTCAATTACCATTACTTCATTACTAAGGAGACTTCATTTACCATTTAACAAAGCTGAAGCTTTCATTCAATCTGTCTGCAAATTCCTGGGAgactctctttttttcttattatccCCTGAAGTTGAAAGAGCCTCTAACATAAGTACAAATTGCAGACAGACATAATTAGGTGCTTCTGGTTTCTTCTGGGACCAAGCAGAATTAATTGTCCTGGAGCAGAGTTAGTTTTCACTATCATACATCGAGGTCCTTCCTACTATTGGCAAGATCTGATCCTGGCTGAACACTGCCAGATTGCTTGTGAGAGACACAGAACAGCTTGAGTGTGGTTTGGCTTTCCACAGAAGTGCTCTCAAATCAAGTATTTAATTGCTAATGCATTTCAGTATTAGACAGGGTTCCTGAAACTCCAGCCATATTTTGAGGTTGGTGTCTGAAAGCTTGTGCCTCTGCAGACAAGGGGCAGTCATTCAGCAATTCCAGCTGAACAGCTGCTCACTGGGGTTTCCTGGCACTGGAGGGTTGTGCATCTGTTTGTGTGGGTGGCTGAAGTTCTGGTAAACTTTGTGGTCTGTTACTGCTCAGAACTCAGATGATTCtgtgccttttgccttctggcAGCCTTCCTAGCACAGCTTCCCAAGGGTTAATCTGCAGTGCATCCTCTGCAGTTTTGGGGTGGAGCATTTCTTGGATGAGAGGAGTTAGAGGCAGCTccatttcctgcagcacagtGTGGCACCATGCATTTCTCTCTGGATAAAAACCATGCAACAGGAAGGCTGGAGGAGCCTTTGCTCCAGTGTGTTCAGAAACAAAAGGTGATGAGGACCCTGTGGAACAGCCAACCTGTACCAGGTATCTGGGCAAGCCAGAACTACTGGGGCTCTGACAGCCTGGTTACTCCCAGTAAATGATGACAGCAAGAAACACAAGGACTGGTACACTGGCACTTCCCAAGGCCAGGGATTATGTCAAATGTCTTCTCCTAGCTTAGCAGTCCTAGTAAATAGAGACttctggagctggctggcactgctgtcccgTTCTGGAAAGCAGGCTGTTATAACACATTGCTTCCTTCCTAAACCAATACTTGTCCCTCAATTAACTCTATTATTTTCAAGAGTCTGTGATTGTATGTTGCTGTTTGCAAAACACCCCAGTACCAGTAACAATGACTGCATTGAATTGTCTCTAATTGGTCTGGTTTCATCTTGGCTTTTCTTTAGACTCCTCCTCGTTCAGAATGGGTTACAGGCTAATTTAGCCATGAATGATATGATACATAATTCGAGTtttagaaaagtaatttttgcttttaaagccAAATTATAACCTTCAAGTTGAGATTTTGTATTAAGGGGAGACTCCTGAGTCGCTGCATTTAGTTTCTAGCCTGGTGTTTGCTAAACCTTAGCcatagaaagaaattctttggGAGGACTGGACTATTACAAGGATTTGCTAGAAATAAACCTTATTAAATTAGTGATTCATGGTTACCTGAAGGTGGTGCTGAGAAAGCTAACAGCTGGTGGCTTCATTGTTGTATTTTGCCACTGTAAAAAGTCCCTGTGACTTAGAGCCTTGAAAGTCTTTGCAGTGTTTCACAGCCATACAGAAATGATGGAAGAAGGTTCTCAGGGCCAGGAGGTTGTACCCATGTAGCCTCTGCTCACCTTACAGCCCATCTAGAAGTCCTGATTAAATCCAGTCTTGTCAGTGTAATGTCAACTGTAGAATGGCTTCTTAAAGCAGAGGAACTAAGCTCCAATGACAGAATAAaggatttgggatggaaagAAGCCAATACAGATGAAAGCATGTGACAGTATAGGCCAGCTGTGAGCAGGTTTCTGGTCCTCTGATCCTGACCTTGGAGGCAATACCTGCTTTAGCCACCATCATTGATGATCTCTTGTAACAAGTGCAGGGTCTGAAGGAGGAATCCACACAATCATAGTGCTGGAAGCACTCAAAGCAGGAAGCTCAGAAAGCAGCAACTCACTCAAGGGAGAAGTGGATGATTGAAAACAATGACTGTAAACCTTGGAGCTTCGTGTTGGCTTGTTGGTCACTTGTAAAGGTGTCCATGTCTGCTGGTGACTTTGCCTATGATTGGTCTCTTTTTTTCAGATTGAGAGTCTCCCAccagagctgttccagtgcaggAAGCTGAGAACCTTGCACCTGGGAAACAACGTGCTGCAGTCCCTGCCCTCGCGGGTGGGAGAGCTGACGAACCTGTCGCAGATAGAGCTGCGAGGGAACCGCCTGGAGTGCTTGCCCGTGGAGCTGGGAGAGTGCCCCTTGCTGAAACGCAGTGGGCTCGTGGTGGAGGAGGACCTGTTCAACACCCTGCCCTTGGAAGTCAAGGAGCGCCTGTGGAGGGCAGACAAAGAGCAAGCTTGAACCCCCGAGGAGAGGAGAAAGCCTCTGATCAACTAGAAGGAAGCAAAAGGCCATTTCAGTCCCCTTTCACCCAGATGCTCCCCTTTCTCCACTCCAATCACTATCAAACTGGCCAAGGAGTCCTTGACAAACATGACTCTGAATGAGTCAGCTTCTTGCCTCAGATGCAGGATGGGGGAGTCTTGGGATCAGGATAAGGATCAAGACAGATTAATTGGCCTCTGAGCAGGGCCCAGGGGGAATTAAAGGTGTTGCTGTTCTTCTGGACAGGAATTGGGGTGAGGTAGATGGTGCTGGTGAGAGGAAATGACCTTTGCATAGAGGAGAAAATCAATGTGGGAATTGCTGCATTACTCCTAATAGGGCTTGTATGTGTCAGGGACCGAGGGAATCCAGTGTCCTGCAAGCAAAGATCAAGAGACAAGGAAATCTCTTGAACCTCCATCTCTGTGACAGCTGGTACTGCTCCCCTCTGACTCAGATTCAGTCAGTGAAGCCCCAGATTGGGGTGGGATAGGACACAGACAGCTGATTTTATCTAGATGCTGGCATTAGGATTTGGGAGATAAACATCTCACAGCTGCTtgaaggcagaatttttttttttttactaattttctttcccttttgcacactcccaccttctcctctgcccctggagAAGGAACCAAACACTCTGTTCCTTTAAGATTGCACTACTGTAATGCTTTCAAGTCACTTGTGCGGGTGAGTAGATCACAGCATCCTTCTCCACCTGATGTCCTGGAGGCACTAACTGACACAGTTCCAGAGCTTTAGCTTGTTCTGAAGTGGATGGTTAGAGTGTAAGTGGGAGATCTGGATAAAAAGTACTTGGACTGTCTAATCTACTCTCTTAAAAGCATCAGGTTCCTTCAGGATCTGGCTTTTAGTTCCAAGCTGCTTTTTAATTGCTAGTATTTTTTTACATATCAAGCAGGAATGTACAATTGGCCAGTGTGTCAGGGGCTCTCATGGGGTTGGAGAGGAAATTCAGGTTTCCTCTGTACCTCTTGTCCCCCATCCTGCCTTCCCCCACAATTAAGTTGTTAAATTAAATTGTTCATTGCTCTGCCAGTGTCTTTCATGGGTGAAGTCTAGAGAGCTGCTTGGTTATTCTCTTCTGTTGTTCCCCTCACTTTAACAGCTGTCAATTCCTGTTACACCTCTTGACCTAAATAGGAGGCTAATGCTGATTGAACCTGGtgctggaaaagaaatgctgtCCTCCTGTTTCTTACCTTTTCATTCCCTTGGTGTTAAACAGGAGAATGAGAATCCTCTGTGGACTGAGCTCCTCTGGCTTCCTGGAACAGAGCAGCCTTTACTGAAACAAGTTTGACCTGTTTGGTAGTATTtgacaaaaaacccctcaaccTTCTGGGCTGGCAGAGATAGATTGTAACAGTTACTGATCATGATGTCCTTAAGGTGGAGTGGTTAAGATGCCTCCAGGACACAAAGGTCTTCGTTTTTCCatgagagggaagaggaggcacCTGGGCTTACAGGTCCTGGTTGTAACATTCTGCATCAGACCAAGAGGTCAGCTGCAaggtgcagtgctgcaggctggggctggagaagTTTGGAGGCCTCCCATGTGTGCAAAGGGGGAAGCTGCATCCAGCTCCAGAGTGATTCCTGACAAGCTGCCAGCGAGTGCCCTGGCTTGTCACCTGGCTTGTGCTGATCCCGTGGATGTTGGGGCAATAAGGCACAGTGTGTCTCTCTTCATCAGATGTAagatatgaaatatatatatatatactaaaTATGCTGAAACCATGAACAATGTTAACTGGACTCTGGATTTATTGATGTTCAGATGCTTAAATAAAGCTACATTAAAATCAGGAGATCTGTTTATAAAActgcttttaagaaaaatgtaaatcttGCTTCCCTTAGTCCATTCATTACGAAACGTCTAAACAGTCCAGGGGGTAATATAATTAAATCTCTATCTGGGAGGCAAGGTACTGTAAAAGCTTTTCTGGCTTCTAATAGGGTTACTGTCTTGAAATTGTGTTAGAGCTGGGGCCACAGCTGAAAGGATGGGGAAGGACTGATGCTGATTggattgtatttgtatttgccTGAGCATTTTGGATCACAGAAAGGACAGAAATTGGTAGGTGGGCTTTTCTTTTGAGTAAAGCAGGAATGGCTTCAGGCTTAGCtacagaaatgctgttttccagTCAGTTCCCTGTGGTGGATGTGGGGGCTGTTTGAATGgtgaaggaaacttttttccctAGTCTGTGCTAAAAGATAGCACTGGAGAGTAATGGCCACTGAATGGAGATGTGGACTTGGTTTTCTGTTCAAGGCCACGGGGTGACTGTTTCATTACACGTGTTTTAGACCAGGCAGGGCTGAAAGGGCAAAGCACCCCCTGAGAGTTTCATCTGGCTCACAGGAGCAGTGAGATTTCTCCAGGTCTGGACTGAGACGAGTGCTTTGACTCTTAATTCCAGGTGTGGTCTTAGTTATGCAACTTATACTTTGCACAGTTGGGTTAGAGTTTCTGtaagctgctcctgcagtgcttCTAGACGCCTGCAAGcctcctgagcagctctgtaTCCCAGCAGGATGGGTGAACACCAGGCTGTTCTGCCAGAAGGGAGGAACTGCCTCCAACTCCTGACCAAgtcacagtgctgtgctcctgctgcttcctgagTAGAGACTGCCCTCAGCCTGAGGTGTGCAAAGCAATTGTAAGACAGGCTGGTATTGATCGTGCATGGAAACGCcagctttgtgctgcttttgcaaTAATCCAAGCTTAACTCTTTTGGTTAATGTCTGCTGGGGCTTGAGAGCTCCCTGTGTGACAAAATGGGGATGAGCAGTATGATAACATTTTATACTGGTGACACAAATACATTGTCactctgaaaaagagaaatatgtgTTATTTACTTCTGATACATGCTGCTTGGTCTCCCTTTTGATTCCAGAGTATCAGTCTTCTATGATGAGATggaaaaagctttaaaacttGCAAGGATAGGATCTAGACCATGAGTCCTGAACATGTTTATGGCTGAGGACTGCTGCAAAACTCAACCCACTGCAGAGCGAGTCACTTCCCAAACTTTTCTGGATTGCTCATTCTGTGAGGGGTGTCCTTACATCAACAATCCATCCTCACTTGCAAGTATTCAATCCATGaatgttctgtattttccttcaAGTTTCCATGAGACTGAAGCTTAGGGGGTTTATTTCTGACATAGATCTGTGCATTGACAAAATGCATTCAGTTTACGCAGACAATCGCTGCCCTGGTCAGTGTCTTGTTCTTCCTGACAAGCTTTTTGAAACAGTAGCAAACCAGAGTTATTAACTGTTAAAGCATACAGCAACTTGAATTAAACCCACCTGTTTCCTTAATAGCACTTCTGAGCTGAACAAGTTCTTGGAGAACACAAGAATGCTCATCCCATGTTAGGATTGAAGGTTAGTGACATGCACTTTACCTTTCCTGCTAAATACTCCAAAAAGTGATAAGTtgcaattaattattttgaacCAGCTGAAAGGCAAGGAATACCAAACCTattaaatgtataaaattgtGCTGTATTCTGACACTATGCACTGGAATGCTAGCTGAAGTTGTTCCATGTTTCAGGTTACTTgctgattttattatttgatCCCCAGTTaattcagcagctggaagtAATTTACTCTGTCAGTCTGAGTAGTTAAATAGCTGTTACAAGTATCTTTCATGATGTGCTGTTCTTTCATATTAATTGTTACTTCTTTTCAATATCCTacctcattttttattttttcttattaccCTTTATACACTCCATTTAGCTCACtccattttaattaaagttcTTGGTGTTCATTACTGTAAATAGTATTAAGTGGCTTTCTGTTGCTGAACCACATGAagtcctcttctttttttttttttcccttttctaacAATTGATTCTAGGAATTT
Proteins encoded in this window:
- the LRRC8A gene encoding volume-regulated anion channel subunit LRRC8A, which gives rise to MIPVTELRYFADTQPAYRILKPWWDVFTDYISIVMLMIAVFGGTLQVTQDKMICLPCKWVTKDSCNDSARGWTVAVPERSYYNTSLVPSADSGPTGIRYDLDRHQYNYVDAVCYENRLHWFAKYFPYLVLLHTLIFLACSNFWFKFPRTSSKLEHFVSILLKCFDSPWTTRALSETVVEESDTKPAFGKMNGSMDKKSSTVSEDVEATVPMLQRTKSRIEQGIVDRSETGVLDKKEGEQAKALFEKVKKFRTHVEEGDIVYRLYMRQTIIKVIKFILIICYTVYYVNNITFDVDCKVDIESLTGYRMYRCAHPLATLFKILASFYISLVIFYGLICMYTLWWMLRRSLKKYSFESIREESSYSDIPDVKNDFAFMLHLIDQYDPLYSKRFAVFLSEVSENKLRQLNLNNEWTLEKLRQRITKNSQDKLELHLFMLSGIPDTVFDLIELEVLKLELIPDVTIPPSIAQLTSLKELWLYHTAAKIEAPALAFLRENLKSLHIKFTDIKEIPLWIYSLKTLEELHLTGNLSAENNRYIVIDGLRELKRLKVLRMKSNLTKLPQVVTDVGVHLQKLSINNEGTKLIVLNSLKKMVNLTELELIRCDLERIPHSIFSLHNLQEIDLKDNNLKTIEEIISFQHLHRLTCLKLWYNHIAYIPMQIGNLTNLERLYLNRNKIEKIPTQLFYCRKLRYLDLSHNNLTFIPPDVGLLQNLQNLAVTANRIESLPPELFQCRKLRTLHLGNNVLQSLPSRVGELTNLSQIELRGNRLECLPVELGECPLLKRSGLVVEEDLFNTLPLEVKERLWRADKEQA